The Fragaria vesca subsp. vesca linkage group LG2, FraVesHawaii_1.0, whole genome shotgun sequence genome includes a window with the following:
- the LOC101306788 gene encoding subtilisin-like protease-like yields MASFLSISMVFFFLIAQIKSEATDQSVKTFIFRVDRFSKPSIFPSHYHWYTSEFADPPQILHLYDTVFHGFSAALTSDQAASLSHHPAVLHVFEDRRRHLHTTRSPQFLGLRNQRGLWSESDYGSDVIVGVFDTGVWPERRSFSDLNLGPVPKRWRGVCETGDRFAASNCNKKLIGARFFIKGHEAAANAGGPMTAINGSVEFRSARDADGHGTHTASTATGRYAFEASMSGYASGIAKGVAPKARLAAYKVCWKDSGCFDSDILAAFDAAVKDGVDVISISIGGGDGVSSPYYLDPIAIGSYGAVSHGVFVSCSAGNDGPNGMSVTNLAPWLTTVGAGTIDRNFPAVVVLGDGRRLSGVSLYAGAPLKGKMYPVVYPGQSGMLSASLCMENSLDPRQVRGKIVICDRGNNPRVAKGMVVKKAGGVGMILANGITNGEGLVGDAHLLPTAAVGADEGDAVKAYVSSTRYPSATIDFQGTVIGIKPAPVVASFSGRGPNGLNPEILKPDLIAPGVNILAAWTDAVGPTGLQTDNRKTEFNILSGTSMACPHVSGAAALLKSAHPDWSPAAIRSAMMTTAGITNNLNKTMTDEATGKPSTPYDLGAGHLNLDRAMDPGLVYDITGEDYVRFLCSVGYGPRVIQVITRSPPKCPGKTTSPGNLNYPSIAVLFPTSAAGLSSKTFVRTVTNVGQPNAVYRPMIEAPRGVKVTVKPSKLVFTEAVKKRSYLVTVAVDRSNLVLGESGGVFGSLYWSDGKHVVRSPIVVTQMDPL; encoded by the coding sequence ATGGCTTCCTTCCTCTCCATTTCTATGGTCTTCTTCTTCTTAATAGCTCAGATCAAATCGGAGGCCACCGATCAGTCAGTTAAGACCTTCATTTTCAGAGTCGACAGATTCTCCAAGCCCTCCATTTTCCCGTCCCATTACCACTGGTACACGTCAGAGTTCGCCGACCCGCCTCAAATTCTCCACCTATACGACACCGTTTTCCACGGCTTCTCCGCCGCTCTCACCTCCGACCAAGCCGCCTCCCTCAGCCACCACCCCGCCGTCCTCCACGTCTTCGAAGACCGCCGCCGCCACCTCCACACCACCCGCTCGCCGCAGTTCCTGGGGCTCAGAAACCAGCGCGGGCTCTGGTCCGAATCCGACTACGGCTCTGACGTCATCGTCGGGGTTTTCGACACCGGAGTCTGGCCGGAGCGTCGGAGCTTCTCGGATTTGAATCTCGGCCCGGTGCCGAAGCGGTGGAGAGGTGTGTGTGAGACCGGAGACCGATTTGCGGCGAGTAATTGTAACAAGAAGCTGATCGGAGCTAGGTTTTTCATCAAAGGCCATGAAGCCGCGGCCAATGCCGGTGGTCCGATGACGGCGATCAACGGCTCGGTGGAATTCCGGTCTGCAAGAGACGCCGACGGCCATGGGACACACACGGCGTCCACCGCCACCGGCCGGTACGCCTTCGAGGCCAGCATGTCCGGTTACGCTTCCGGAATCGCTAAAGGAGTTGCTCCGAAAGCTCGCTTGGCTGCCTACAAGGTCTGCTGGAAAGACTCCGGTTGCTTCGACTCCGATATCTTGGCCGCCTTCGACGCCGCCGTGAAGGACGGCGTCGACGTCATTTCAATCTCAATTGGAGGCGGCGATGGAGTTTCCTCTCCTTATTATCTCGATCCGATTGCGATCGGATCATACGGCGCCGTTTCGCATGGAGTGTTTGTTTCCTGCTCCGCCGGAAATGACGGGCCGAATGGAATGTCGGTGACGAACCTTGCGCCGTGGCTGACGACGGTCGGAGCAGGTACAATTGATCGGAACTTCCCGGCGGTGGTGGTTCTAGGCGACGGCCGGAGACTCTCCGGCGTTTCTTTATACGCTGGAGCTCCGCTGAAGGGGAAGATGTACCCGGTGGTCTATCCCGGACAATCCGGTATGCTCTCTGCTTCGCTGTGCATGGAGAATTCCCTGGACCCGCGTCAGGTGAGGGGCAAGATTGTAATTTGCGACAGGGGAAACAATCCGAGAGTGGCGAAAGGTATGGTGGTGAAGAAAGCAGGAGGCGTTGGAATGATCTTGGCTAACGGAATCACGAACGGCGAAGGACTCGTCGGCGATGCTCATCTCCTCCCCACCGCAGCTGTCGGCGCAGACGAAGGTGACGCCGTCAAGGCTTATGTCTCCTCCACAAGATATCCTTCAGCAACTATCGACTTCCAAGGGACTGTGATCGGAATCAAGCCAGCTCCGGTGGTGGCTTCGTTTTCGGGTCGTGGCCCTAACGGGTTGAACCCGGAGATTCTCAAGCCGGATCTGATCGCTCCGGGAGTCAACATCCTAGCTGCTTGGACTGACGCGGTGGGACCTACCGGGTTGCAGACGGATAACCGGAAAACAGAGTTTAATATCCTCTCGGGAACATCAATGGCTTGCCCTCACGTGAGTGGCGCCGCCGCTTTGCTCAAGTCTGCTCACCCGGATTGGAGTCCGGCGGCGATAAGATCGGCGATGATGACGACAGCGGGGATTACTAACAATCTGAACAAGACCATGACTGATGAAGCCACTGGAAAGCCCTCCACTCCTTATGATTTAGGGGCGGGTCATTTGAATTTGGATCGGGCCATGGACCCGGGTCTGGTATATGATATCACCGGAGAGGATTATGTAAGGTTTCTCTGCTCGGTCGGGTACGGGCCTAGAGTAATTCAGGTGATCACTCGGTCACCGCCCAAATGTCCCGGGAAAACGACTTCGCCGGGAAATCTCAACTACCCGTCAATTGCGGTGTTGTTTCCGACTTCCGCGGCGGGGCTGTCTAGCAAGACGTTTGTTCGGACGGTGACGAATGTGGGCCAGCCCAATGCGGTGTACAGGCCAATGATCGAGGCGCCGAGAGGAGTGAAGGTGACGGTGAAGCCGTCGAAGCTGGTGTTCACGGAGGCGGTGAAGAAGCGGAGCTACTTGGTGACGGTGGCGGTGGATAGGAGCAACTTGGTGCTGGGTGAGTCGGGTGGGGTGTTTGGGTCGTTGTATTGGAGCGATGGGAAGCATGTGGTTCGGAGCCCCATTGTGGTGACCCAAATGGATCCCTTGTAA